In Desulfovibrionales bacterium, the genomic window GTCCGTTTTTACCCACACTCTTACACGAAGACCCCGTTTTTGTTTGCTCATTGTCATCTCCTTGTTTGAGTGACTCAGAGCTTACACCATTGTCCAGTTTTTGGGGACCACCTCACAATATATATGTTTTTCATGGGGAGGCTAACCTTAATATATGGAACTTAATCCACGACAGGCCGCGTGCACTTCGAGACAATAGCGATAAGCCCGGTGGTGGCAAGCGCAACGAAATGTAATACAACTGCGGTAGCTACACCTTCTTCGAAGTTGATGCCATAGGCTTGGAGCGAAATTGCGAAAAAGGCCTCATAAACCCCCAAATTTCCAGGCGGGCCTCCAAGGAAAGTGGATAGATTCACCATCGCGAGGCACATCGGAGCAGCGCTCCAGTGAATATTTGGATAGCATGCCTTTAGGTAGACGAGGAAACCGATTGTTAAAAGGCCCCATACGAGCAGGGTGAGAATTTGAAATGACCAGAATGGGCGGCCGGCACTCGGTATCGGAACCGCCGAGAGCAAAAGGTCAAATCGGCTGCGCAAGCTTTGTTTGGTTACAGAACGATTCAGTCGGTCGGGAGTTCTCTGAGCGAGGAAGATCAGTATAAAATATCCAATTAATAAGAGTGCTGTTATTGCCGAGAAAGTTCCCTCTAGCGGTTTGGGGACTGTTTTGGCTAAAGCGACCAAGCCCAACAGCAACAGCAAAGCCGTAACATCCGCCAACTTTTCAGCCAGAAACGCTCCTGTTGCGAATGTTCCAGACCCCCCACGAGACTTTACCCAGCCGACTCGGAGTAATTCTCCCGCGCGCATCGGCGTGTAACCCCCGATAGCAAAGAACCAAACGTAGGCCTTAAGGGTAGTTGCAAAACGTTCATGCAACTGGCTGGACATCAAATAATGCCAACGTATTGCGCGCACAACGACGGCCGCGCAGAACAACATTGAAAAGCCTGTTAGTGCTGCCAATCGGGATGGATTCAAAACTGCTTGCCATACTGTTGCGCTCGGCCAGTGCCAGACAAGAAAGCCTAGGGCCGCAAAAACGGCGACAAGCGATATGAGACCACGGGCATGCCGCATACCATTCGCCGGAATCCTGGTCATGCTCCCGCTTTCAAGTCAATGATTAAACCTTCGATTGAGGAGACCGGGCAAGGAAAAACCTAGGCGTCTCGCTGCCCACACCGCGATAGGCAAAAACTCTTTAAGCCATAAGCGCCAGTGGCGAAAGGAAACTAAGCGCAGAGTGCGTGCAGCAAGGCCATAGAGGAGGAAAGCCAAAAGTTCCCGCACGTTGATTTGGCGTCCGGATATACAATAACCATTTGCAAGTAGAACATCACCGGCATAGTATTCGAACAAAGCTTGATCGCGCTCCGACATGGCGTGACGCCACTTCTCCTTGTTTCCTGGATCAAGCGGTTCCATCAGTTTGACGTGCGTATCTCCCTGGGCGAGAAGCTCTGCCATGCTGTTGTCACGATTATCAATCTCAGTCACCGGCAGACCTAGAAAATCTCCAACTCTAGCAAGCGTTGTGTCAGGAGCATCAAGCAAATCTTCGTAACGCAACTCAAGATAGCGATCAGGATTACGCATTCCCCAGCGCTGCTTATCCTGTACATGGTCACGCCACAACCAGGCGGCTTCAGCCAGAGATCTCGGACCAAACCAAGTCGCGCGCCAAGACAAACTGACGTCCCGTCCATCTCGTATTACGTGAATGATCTTCATACTGGAAAGTGCATTATCGAATTCTTCCAGTGGTATCGAGGCAAAAAATGCACTTTTATCTCCAGTCAGCCGGGCTTCGCGAAAATCGGCATATTCCCGGAACAAAGCTTCCACCATATCTGGGTAATTATCATTATCGGCAAGAATAGCTTTGGTCCGTGGTCGGGTCACCAAAAGACTATGCTGAACAATATCTTCCAAATCACGTCCCTGCCCGGAACGGAGCGTCCATATTTCCAGGAAATCGTAGATGCACTCAAGCAATAAGCTCCGGTTGGACTCGTTGCGCAAGTCACCCCACAATGGAAGGTACCTCTGAAACAGGGGAATGAAATGGGTCTCAATTGGAATCGCCATCGAGAATAGAGCATTCAACTTAGTAACAAGCAGATAGGTTCCCGAACGCGGCGCCCCAACAATGAGCACGACACCTGGAATCTGGCTATCTTTCAGATTCTCATGAAGTGCGCCCATTACGGCTCCTAATGCCGCCCACGTCGGATACTGTCGACAACGGCCCCCGGACGACAACGAGCCTCATCGAGAATCCGCCAGAGATATTCACCGACAATGCCTAGAGAAAACAGAATCATCCCTCCAAACATTGAAATCAACATTACGATGGTAGCCCAACCTGGCACTGCAATTCCCCATCCCAACCAACGAATGAAAACAACCATCGCATATAACACCGACAAGATCGAGGCAATGAGTCCGAGAATAGTAACGAATCTAACGGGGAGATAGGTGAAACTGATAAACGTATCAACAGTAATCTTAATTTTTTTAGATAATGTCCACTGTGATTTTCCGTTTGTTCTTATTCTTCGCCTGTATGGAATCACAGCATGATCGTAGCCCAACCAAAAGACCAAAGGGAATATTGGACTATTCTTTTCCGCGAGATTAACCAGATCATCTCTAATCTGCCGATCAAAAAGACAATAATCGAATCCTCCCTTGGGAAGTCCTGGTATTGCATATCGACTCACCATGCGCCAATACATGTTGGAAACAAACGAACCGAACGTTCTCTCCTCGCGGGACTCCCGCTCTGCCACCACCAACTTGGCACCCCGTTCCCAGCGCTCTATCATCTCCAAGAAGATTTCAGGAGGATCCTGCATGTCAGCGGAAATTATTCCAACGCAATCTCCCCTAACAACCTTCAGTCCTTCTCGAATTGCAGGATTCTGGCCGAAATTCCGCGTTAGCTTGACTACCGTAATCTGCTCGGTGTGCGCTTCCTGCCATTTGAGCAAGATATTATAAGATAAATCCGTTGAGCCGTCGTCAACAAACACCAGGTCTAGCTCGTATCCGGGAAGACGTTGCCCAAGTTGTAAGAGGGTTGGAATACTGTGGTTAAGGTTCAACTCATTTTGATAAACCGGAACCACGATGGAAAAGACTGCCTGTTCACTCATGAGTCATTGCCTCATACGAACCGTTAATGAATCCCGTCGAAATTACGCGACAACATTAGCGGTCCTGCTTGTGATGTAAGCTCGAGCCTCAGATCCACAATTGGCGATCAAGTCCAAGACAGTAACACCGCCCTCAAACTCCCCATGCAGCTGCGGGTATGATGGATAATCATAGCTCTTGTATTCAAGTGAAATACCGTGCTGGTCGAATAGATCTTTGTCAAGATAAGCCTTTGCGGCCGGCCCGGACAAATAGCAGGTAGCATTCGCTTCCGTCAGCAACTGGATCAATCGCTCAGTTTTCGTACCAGTCGCTTGAAAGTCACGAGACATTGCCATCTTCGTGGGAATATCCAGGTAGCTGCAAATCAGCTTGATCAGTCGAACATTCAAAGCACTAATCGTCTCATCTCGCGCGTCGAATGCTTCTCTTAATATCTGTAACGCATGATCCACATAGGGAGCCTGACGGTAGGCTACTTCAAACTTTTTAATATGCTCATCCTGCCATGTTCCCTTTCGGCCGATTCGTTCATAACCAATCAATGTATGTTCGATAAGTTGCCCTGTTTTCTTATAATTTACCGGCACGGTCAGCCACTCTAAGCCTTTTACTGATTTGATCTTATTTCGGTTACGCCAATCCTGCTTTGTGTACTGAATATTATCATGGAATATAAACAATTCGACATCGGAGATGAAGTCAAAATACCCTCTCCATGGGATATAGTTAGACTGTATAATCCCGACTTTCACCAATCCACCTCAATATAAGCTGATGGATTGCTATGCCAGGTAAACTTTTTAACTTTAGGATTGCTACTAAAATTCTCGCGGAAATACTCATCGACAGCCAGAGATTCACCTCCAAATGTCTCTACGGCATATTCATCAAGAATGATAATTCCACCCCGAACCATGCGAGGCACGAAGTGATCCAGTGCAACCTTAGTCGGCTCATACAAATCAGCATCCAGATTCAGCAAAGAGACTTTCAGACCATTTCCCTTTTCCGCCAGAAAGTTGGGAACAGTTTCCGCGACATCCCCCTTTATCAGCTCAATCCGGTCAATATGGCTAATATGCTTGTCGTGATTCATCGCAGCCTGCGCCAGCTGGAGATCCATTTCTACGGTTTGTCCTCCGTGATACCCACCCG contains:
- a CDS encoding sulfotransferase; this encodes MGALHENLKDSQIPGVVLIVGAPRSGTYLLVTKLNALFSMAIPIETHFIPLFQRYLPLWGDLRNESNRSLLLECIYDFLEIWTLRSGQGRDLEDIVQHSLLVTRPRTKAILADNDNYPDMVEALFREYADFREARLTGDKSAFFASIPLEEFDNALSSMKIIHVIRDGRDVSLSWRATWFGPRSLAEAAWLWRDHVQDKQRWGMRNPDRYLELRYEDLLDAPDTTLARVGDFLGLPVTEIDNRDNSMAELLAQGDTHVKLMEPLDPGNKEKWRHAMSERDQALFEYYAGDVLLANGYCISGRQINVRELLAFLLYGLAARTLRLVSFRHWRLWLKEFLPIAVWAARRLGFSLPGLLNRRFNH
- a CDS encoding WbqC family protein; protein product: MKVGIIQSNYIPWRGYFDFISDVELFIFHDNIQYTKQDWRNRNKIKSVKGLEWLTVPVNYKKTGQLIEHTLIGYERIGRKGTWQDEHIKKFEVAYRQAPYVDHALQILREAFDARDETISALNVRLIKLICSYLDIPTKMAMSRDFQATGTKTERLIQLLTEANATCYLSGPAAKAYLDKDLFDQHGISLEYKSYDYPSYPQLHGEFEGGVTVLDLIANCGSEARAYITSRTANVVA
- a CDS encoding macrocin O-methyltransferase; the encoded protein is MSDTSLRHEPERLQREVLEKLYENTVLSTFEMFRCFPVFTPRLNLARFLVHYELFKKIVNLPGCIIDIGVYRGASTFTWAKLCEIYCATDVLKKVYGFDTFSGFVEIREEDGKENEAQSVHSGGYHGGQTVEMDLQLAQAAMNHDKHISHIDRIELIKGDVAETVPNFLAEKGNGLKVSLLNLDADLYEPTKVALDHFVPRMVRGGIIILDEYAVETFGGESLAVDEYFRENFSSNPKVKKFTWHSNPSAYIEVDW
- a CDS encoding glycosyltransferase family 2 protein → MSEQAVFSIVVPVYQNELNLNHSIPTLLQLGQRLPGYELDLVFVDDGSTDLSYNILLKWQEAHTEQITVVKLTRNFGQNPAIREGLKVVRGDCVGIISADMQDPPEIFLEMIERWERGAKLVVAERESREERTFGSFVSNMYWRMVSRYAIPGLPKGGFDYCLFDRQIRDDLVNLAEKNSPIFPLVFWLGYDHAVIPYRRRIRTNGKSQWTLSKKIKITVDTFISFTYLPVRFVTILGLIASILSVLYAMVVFIRWLGWGIAVPGWATIVMLISMFGGMILFSLGIVGEYLWRILDEARCRPGAVVDSIRRGRH
- a CDS encoding lysylphosphatidylglycerol synthase transmembrane domain-containing protein, producing MTRIPANGMRHARGLISLVAVFAALGFLVWHWPSATVWQAVLNPSRLAALTGFSMLFCAAVVVRAIRWHYLMSSQLHERFATTLKAYVWFFAIGGYTPMRAGELLRVGWVKSRGGSGTFATGAFLAEKLADVTALLLLLGLVALAKTVPKPLEGTFSAITALLLIGYFILIFLAQRTPDRLNRSVTKQSLRSRFDLLLSAVPIPSAGRPFWSFQILTLLVWGLLTIGFLVYLKACYPNIHWSAAPMCLAMVNLSTFLGGPPGNLGVYEAFFAISLQAYGINFEEGVATAVVLHFVALATTGLIAIVSKCTRPVVD